A stretch of the Marivirga tractuosa DSM 4126 genome encodes the following:
- a CDS encoding SIMPL domain-containing protein — translation MKKLSAFIFAILLMYVTPILRAQDKSSGNNLRTISVSGLAEKEIQPDIIYFTISLKEYQLKTGSKFEMNELENQLVTAVEKAGIEKESLTVENVYGYNYSWNKKTENKDFMARKQFQLKLPDAKKLNVILSKIDPKAIEYVRVSQYTHSRLQELNQELQVEAVKNAKEKAEALLKPLNEKVGKVMEVNENQQNFQPIYYKSYQNNRMMSASADESASMESDLDFKNIKLKAEVHIVFLIQ, via the coding sequence ATGAAAAAGCTCAGTGCATTTATTTTCGCCATTTTATTGATGTATGTGACTCCGATTTTGAGAGCACAAGATAAATCATCAGGTAATAACCTAAGAACCATTTCTGTAAGTGGATTAGCTGAAAAGGAAATCCAGCCAGATATTATTTATTTCACTATTTCTTTAAAAGAATATCAATTAAAAACGGGCAGCAAATTCGAAATGAATGAGTTGGAGAATCAATTAGTCACCGCAGTTGAAAAAGCAGGAATAGAAAAGGAAAGCTTGACTGTTGAAAATGTATATGGCTACAATTACAGCTGGAACAAAAAGACAGAAAACAAAGACTTTATGGCAAGAAAACAGTTTCAGCTTAAATTACCTGATGCCAAAAAATTAAATGTAATTCTCTCCAAAATTGATCCGAAGGCAATTGAGTATGTACGTGTAAGTCAATATACTCATTCTAGATTACAAGAACTTAACCAAGAATTACAAGTGGAGGCGGTTAAAAATGCTAAAGAAAAAGCAGAAGCTTTGCTAAAACCACTCAATGAAAAAGTAGGAAAAGTAATGGAGGTGAATGAAAACCAACAAAATTTTCAACCTATTTATTATAAATCCTATCAAAACAACCGTATGATGTCAGCATCGGCTGATGAAAGTGCTTCAATGGAATCTGACTTAGACTTTAAGAATATCAAATTAAAAGCAGAAGTACATATTGTCTTTTTGATTCAGTAA
- a CDS encoding MaoC family dehydratase, translating to MQPIEISSYEDFKAYEGQELGVSDWHTIDQNQVNQFADATLDHQWIHLDEERAAKSPFGGTIAHGYLTLSLAPYLWEQIAHVTNLKMMINYGIEKMKFNQAVKVGSAVRLKASLNSIVDLRGVSKAQIDIVMEIKDEKKHAYTASLIFLYHFNK from the coding sequence ATGCAACCAATAGAAATCAGTAGCTATGAAGATTTTAAAGCCTATGAGGGACAAGAATTAGGCGTCTCTGATTGGCATACAATTGACCAAAATCAAGTGAATCAATTTGCCGATGCCACTCTTGACCACCAATGGATTCATTTGGATGAAGAAAGAGCTGCCAAAAGTCCCTTTGGGGGCACAATTGCACATGGGTATTTAACGCTGTCATTAGCACCATATCTTTGGGAGCAAATTGCCCATGTTACAAATCTGAAAATGATGATTAACTATGGAATTGAAAAAATGAAATTCAATCAGGCTGTGAAAGTTGGTTCAGCGGTAAGGTTAAAAGCAAGTCTAAATTCTATAGTAGATTTACGAGGGGTGAGCAAAGCTCAAATTGATATTGTAATGGAAATCAAAGATGAGAAAAAGCATGCTTATACAGCATCACTCATATTTTTATATCATTTCAATAAATAA
- a CDS encoding M28 family peptidase codes for MKNIISSVFIALFLISCDTSKEKKEETLGESAEKDLQVPSFSGGNAYQYVQEQVNFGPRVPNTPPHAATEKYIVNQLESFGAKVQTQKFEADTYDGEIWNLTNIIASIQPEKKKRIILAAHWDTRKIADKDAERKDEPIDGANDGGSGVGVILEVINAIQKAENKPNVGVDVIFFDGEDNGEPYGLSTNDPSKTWWCLGSQHWSKNKHVPGYSAYYGILLDMVGGVNAQFHKEGYSMKYAPSIVEKVWNTADQIGFGRYFINNRVGPITDDHYFVNEFGKIPMIDIIAHEPTSGDFFPDFHHTHKDNMDIISQETLKAVGQTLLQVIYEE; via the coding sequence ATGAAAAACATCATTTCATCCGTATTTATTGCCTTATTTCTCATTTCCTGTGACACTTCTAAAGAAAAGAAGGAAGAAACTTTAGGAGAATCCGCGGAAAAGGATTTACAAGTTCCTTCTTTTAGTGGCGGAAATGCTTATCAGTATGTTCAAGAACAAGTGAATTTTGGCCCAAGAGTTCCTAATACTCCACCTCATGCTGCAACTGAAAAGTATATCGTAAATCAATTGGAAAGTTTTGGTGCAAAAGTACAAACTCAAAAATTTGAAGCAGACACTTATGATGGAGAAATCTGGAATCTAACCAATATAATTGCTTCCATTCAACCGGAGAAAAAGAAACGTATTATATTAGCTGCACATTGGGATACTCGAAAAATAGCGGATAAGGATGCTGAACGAAAAGATGAGCCAATAGATGGAGCAAATGATGGCGGAAGTGGTGTTGGTGTAATCTTAGAAGTGATTAATGCTATTCAAAAGGCTGAAAACAAACCTAATGTTGGGGTAGATGTGATATTTTTTGATGGTGAAGATAATGGCGAGCCTTACGGATTATCCACTAACGATCCATCCAAAACTTGGTGGTGTTTAGGCTCACAGCATTGGAGCAAAAATAAGCATGTGCCAGGTTATTCAGCATATTATGGAATTTTATTGGATATGGTAGGTGGAGTTAATGCGCAGTTTCATAAAGAGGGTTATTCCATGAAATATGCTCCTAGTATAGTTGAGAAAGTATGGAATACAGCTGATCAAATTGGCTTTGGTCGGTATTTTATTAATAATCGTGTTGGTCCGATCACAGATGACCATTACTTTGTAAATGAATTTGGTAAAATTCCAATGATAGATATCATTGCGCACGAACCAACCTCAGGGGATTTTTTCCCTGATTTCCACCATACCCATAAGGACAATATGGATATTATATCGCAGGAAACTTTAAAGGCAGTCGGGCAAACTTTACTGCAGGTTATTTATGAAGAATAA
- a CDS encoding geranylgeranylglycerol-phosphate geranylgeranyltransferase, with translation MPKNFSFPGFVKLIRIQNLLIIVLTQYLTALFLLDGISVFNLELFLLSLSTVFLAAAGYIINDYYDVKIDYINKPEKVIVGKVIKRRVVLFWHTFLNFAAIIIGTLLDWKIGAIHFGAAFMLWLYSNQLKRLPFIGNFIVAALTGLSISIISLYFGQKPVLVHTYALFAFAISLIREIVKDMEDWKGDANFGCKTLPIIWGVRKTKLLLYILIAVFYFLIFYMTQFLENDILYFYFSGLTLFVIYFIHKLSLADTIKHYHFLSNFCKVIMLSGILSMLFF, from the coding sequence TTGCCCAAAAACTTTTCATTTCCAGGTTTTGTAAAGCTGATTCGAATTCAAAATCTGCTCATTATAGTGCTTACTCAATACCTTACAGCATTATTTTTATTGGATGGAATTTCTGTCTTCAATCTTGAACTCTTTCTTCTGAGCTTAAGCACTGTTTTTCTAGCAGCAGCTGGATATATCATTAATGATTATTATGATGTAAAAATTGATTACATCAATAAGCCCGAAAAAGTTATAGTCGGGAAGGTGATTAAACGAAGAGTTGTCCTATTTTGGCATACTTTCTTGAATTTTGCCGCCATTATTATCGGTACATTATTGGATTGGAAGATTGGAGCGATTCACTTTGGAGCTGCTTTTATGCTTTGGCTGTATTCTAATCAATTGAAGAGATTGCCCTTTATTGGGAATTTTATAGTAGCAGCATTAACAGGACTTTCAATATCGATCATTTCTCTATATTTTGGGCAAAAACCTGTTTTAGTTCATACTTATGCTCTTTTTGCATTTGCCATCAGCCTGATTCGTGAAATCGTAAAAGACATGGAAGACTGGAAAGGAGATGCCAATTTTGGTTGTAAAACACTGCCGATTATTTGGGGGGTTCGAAAGACTAAACTGCTATTGTATATTCTTATTGCAGTTTTCTACTTCCTAATTTTTTATATGACTCAATTTCTTGAAAATGATATTCTATATTTCTATTTCTCAGGGTTAACACTTTTTGTTATCTATTTTATTCACAAATTAAGTCTTGCCGATACTATTAAACATTATCATTTCTTGAGCAACTTCTGTAAGGTTATTATGTTGAGTGGTATATTAAGTATGCTATTTTTCTAG
- a CDS encoding Rossmann-like and DUF2520 domain-containing protein, whose amino-acid sequence MKNAAYHISFIGAGNVAWHLAPALENVGHFVNEVYTPDGKSAKKLVGNLYNAKIKESLDFSDSPSQIFILAVPDDAIQSIAQEIKLPEQSLMVHTSGSKGLDAMEYSSAAATGVFYPLQTFSKSKKLDFERIPFLLESENKEALKILNILAKSLSKNIKIVSTAQRKQMHLAAVFACNFTNHMMSISENIMKNAQLDFSLLHPLVLETIEKALKHSPKSVQTGPAKRGDLETLDKHMEMLQSDENVQEIYRLISQNILDNQ is encoded by the coding sequence GTGAAAAATGCAGCTTACCATATCAGTTTTATAGGTGCAGGAAATGTAGCCTGGCATTTGGCACCTGCCCTTGAAAACGTTGGCCATTTTGTGAATGAAGTCTATACGCCTGATGGAAAATCAGCTAAGAAATTGGTGGGTAATCTGTATAATGCAAAGATTAAAGAAAGCTTAGATTTTTCAGATAGCCCATCACAAATTTTCATTTTAGCTGTTCCAGATGATGCTATCCAAAGCATTGCACAAGAAATTAAACTGCCTGAACAAAGCTTAATGGTGCATACATCAGGTAGCAAAGGTCTGGATGCAATGGAATATTCATCAGCAGCTGCAACAGGTGTCTTCTATCCTTTGCAAACATTTTCTAAAAGCAAAAAACTAGATTTTGAAAGAATTCCATTTCTGTTAGAAAGTGAAAATAAGGAGGCTTTAAAAATCTTAAATATTCTCGCAAAATCTTTAAGCAAGAACATTAAAATTGTTTCTACTGCACAAAGAAAGCAAATGCATTTGGCGGCAGTTTTTGCTTGCAATTTCACCAATCACATGATGAGCATTTCTGAGAATATCATGAAAAATGCTCAGCTGGATTTTTCTTTGCTTCATCCACTGGTTTTGGAAACTATAGAAAAAGCACTAAAACATTCTCCGAAATCTGTACAAACCGGTCCAGCTAAAAGAGGTGATCTGGAAACTTTGGATAAGCATATGGAAATGCTTCAAAGCGATGAAAATGTGCAGGAAATTTACAGATTGATTAGCCAGAATATTTTGGATAACCAGTGA